A genomic segment from Streptomyces sp. NBC_01233 encodes:
- a CDS encoding GlxA family transcriptional regulator — protein MSSPTRLIVVLLFDGVDLLDVTGPPEVFALLRRETGSAQGYRVVLAAETMEAVTTSAGVRILPDLTFADAAARSIDTLMVPGSVEVDGLARVHAVTDPAVVHWVKELAGRSRRIASVCVGAHLLAAAGLLDGKRATTHWSTAQQLAADHPAVEVDADPIFIRDQDVWTGAGITACLDLSLALVAEDFGETVALRVARQLVMYLKRPSGQSQFSVPIEPVSTTRRMDDLRHYITGNITGRLTVTDLAAYAHVSERQLTRIFKTELGMTPAAYIESARVEAARNQLESTDDTLERVASACGFNTPDTLIRAFRRKLNTTPTEYRSRFRHTRHP, from the coding sequence GTGAGCAGCCCGACCCGGTTGATCGTCGTGCTCCTCTTCGACGGCGTCGACCTGCTCGACGTCACCGGCCCCCCGGAGGTGTTCGCCCTGCTGCGGCGGGAGACCGGCAGCGCGCAGGGCTATCGGGTGGTGCTGGCCGCCGAGACGATGGAGGCGGTCACCACCTCCGCCGGGGTACGGATCCTGCCCGACCTCACCTTCGCCGACGCGGCCGCGCGCAGCATCGACACCCTGATGGTGCCCGGTTCGGTCGAAGTCGACGGACTCGCCCGCGTCCATGCCGTCACCGATCCGGCCGTGGTGCACTGGGTGAAGGAGCTGGCGGGCAGGTCCCGGCGCATCGCGTCGGTGTGCGTGGGGGCGCATCTGTTGGCGGCCGCCGGACTCCTGGACGGCAAGCGCGCCACCACCCACTGGTCGACCGCGCAGCAGCTCGCCGCCGACCACCCGGCGGTCGAGGTCGACGCCGACCCCATCTTCATCCGCGACCAGGACGTGTGGACCGGAGCGGGGATCACCGCGTGCCTGGACCTGTCACTGGCGCTGGTCGCCGAGGACTTCGGCGAGACGGTCGCGCTGCGCGTCGCCCGGCAGCTGGTGATGTACCTCAAGCGTCCCAGCGGGCAGAGCCAGTTCAGCGTCCCGATCGAGCCCGTCTCCACGACGCGGCGCATGGACGACCTCCGCCACTACATCACCGGCAACATCACCGGTCGGCTCACCGTCACCGATCTCGCCGCATACGCCCATGTCAGCGAACGGCAGCTCACCCGCATCTTCAAGACCGAACTGGGCATGACCCCGGCCGCCTACATCGAATCGGCCCGCGTCGAGGCGGCACGCAACCAGCTGGAGTCCACCGACGACACCCTGGAACGGGTCGCCTCGGCGTGCGGCTTCAACACCCCCGACACCCTGATCCGCGCGTTCCGCCGGAAACTGAACACCACCCCGACCGAATACCGCAGCCGCTTCCGGCACACCCGCCACCCCTGA
- a CDS encoding methyltransferase, with the protein MTCFDLPEKESAALATFKEAGLEERCAFIGGDTFAAIPAGFDVITIKHFPDMWDRQNAVRILRNACKALPAGGILYAMHLVYPVQGGGGVEEFFPAYFLGCTMAQGGPQKTAAYVAWIEEAGFTVASVTEQDITAFPADTIPAHSVICASKPA; encoded by the coding sequence ATCACTTGCTTCGACCTGCCGGAGAAGGAGAGTGCGGCCCTGGCCACCTTCAAGGAGGCCGGCCTTGAGGAGCGCTGTGCGTTCATCGGCGGTGACACGTTCGCCGCGATTCCCGCCGGGTTCGACGTCATCACGATCAAGCACTTCCCGGACATGTGGGACCGGCAGAACGCGGTACGGATCCTGCGCAACGCCTGCAAGGCGCTGCCGGCCGGCGGCATCCTGTACGCGATGCACCTGGTGTATCCCGTACAGGGCGGGGGTGGGGTGGAGGAATTCTTCCCGGCGTACTTCCTGGGCTGCACCATGGCGCAGGGCGGTCCGCAGAAGACGGCCGCCTACGTCGCGTGGATCGAGGAGGCCGGGTTCACCGTGGCGTCGGTGACCGAGCAGGACATCACCGCCTTCCCCGCCGACACGATTCCCGCGCACAGCGTGATCTGCGCCTCCAAGCCCGCCTGA
- a CDS encoding LLM class flavin-dependent oxidoreductase, which translates to MLDIPLSALEVAMVQTGTRAVETLRDTAAFAQGVERLGYHRIWYAEHHHSPAIGAFPPVVLTAHAAASTSVIRPGSGGVLAPNHAPITVAEQFGTLAALHEDRIDLGIGRGPGTFDEATARALRRGAGPATDAQYRDDITAILSFLVDEVALGPLPEPWLLVSSPAGAALAAALGLPVAIAHHIRPDNTRAALECYRTRFTPSRWCERPRVLLCVEAVCAETEEEAAWRAGPMNVVKAGLLKGLSQTPFPTPEQAATHPFTAEERQALAGFRAQQAVGTPETVVNRLAQLAGETGADELMLTTPVYAFRDRLGSYELIRKYSGSAATAP; encoded by the coding sequence ATGCTCGACATACCTCTTTCAGCACTGGAAGTCGCGATGGTCCAGACGGGCACGCGCGCCGTGGAGACCCTGCGGGACACCGCGGCCTTCGCGCAGGGGGTGGAACGGCTGGGCTACCACCGGATCTGGTACGCAGAACACCACCACTCCCCCGCGATCGGCGCGTTCCCGCCCGTGGTGCTGACGGCGCACGCTGCCGCTTCGACCTCGGTCATCCGGCCCGGGTCGGGCGGCGTGCTGGCCCCCAACCACGCGCCCATCACCGTGGCGGAGCAGTTCGGGACGCTGGCCGCCCTGCACGAGGACCGCATCGACCTGGGCATCGGCCGCGGTCCCGGCACCTTCGACGAGGCGACCGCACGGGCACTCCGCCGCGGAGCCGGGCCGGCGACCGATGCCCAATACCGCGACGACATCACGGCGATCCTGTCGTTCCTGGTCGACGAGGTCGCACTCGGCCCGCTGCCCGAGCCATGGCTGCTGGTCTCCAGCCCCGCAGGAGCCGCCCTCGCCGCCGCCCTCGGCCTGCCCGTCGCGATCGCCCACCACATCCGGCCGGACAACACCCGTGCCGCACTGGAGTGTTACCGGACCCGGTTCACCCCCTCCCGCTGGTGCGAGCGGCCCCGGGTACTGCTGTGCGTCGAGGCGGTGTGCGCCGAGACCGAAGAGGAAGCCGCCTGGCGGGCAGGACCGATGAACGTCGTCAAAGCCGGGCTCCTCAAGGGACTGAGCCAGACCCCCTTCCCCACGCCCGAGCAGGCCGCCACCCACCCCTTCACGGCCGAGGAGCGGCAGGCCCTGGCAGGATTCCGTGCGCAACAGGCCGTCGGGACGCCGGAGACCGTCGTGAACCGGCTGGCGCAACTGGCCGGTGAGACCGGAGCGGACGAACTGATGCTGACCACACCCGTCTACGCCTTCCGCGACCGCCTCGGCTCCTACGAGCTCATCAGGAAGTACTCCGGATCCGCCGCGACCGCGCCCTAG
- a CDS encoding THUMP-like domain-containing protein, producing MDEDGTLLTSDALRPTPFAAAYEVTEVLPFGSAGLKTVLRERMVGRVTVAATHGHGLQNEADAFRHDLTPQDPRAATVFVAGPASRPITLITKPAPAAHKP from the coding sequence TTGGACGAGGACGGCACGCTCCTGACCTCCGACGCACTGCGGCCCACCCCCTTCGCAGCCGCGTACGAGGTCACGGAGGTCCTGCCGTTCGGCAGCGCCGGGCTGAAAACCGTGCTGCGCGAGCGCATGGTCGGCCGGGTGACGGTGGCGGCGACTCATGGCCATGGCCTGCAGAATGAAGCGGACGCGTTCCGCCACGACCTGACTCCCCAGGACCCCCGGGCGGCAACGGTGTTCGTCGCCGGGCCCGCATCCCGCCCCATCACGCTGATCACCAAGCCCGCCCCCGCCGCACACAAGCCCTGA
- a CDS encoding tryptophan 2,3-dioxygenase family protein, with protein MERWAAAGHVDGDLDGIHLARAITEEVRRAGKHFLPQPFLIQLSEIRRRHATARRPFLQAFLDCLLDKHEDRYWNRTYLSLPLLELIADEPGHAPGPNRLATWLISDVARFEMQTAAAPKEPADADRDRPGAATLRKRLRHALRFVAHDHDGPGVDGLNLEDLTPQMAGLLPRPAATDAGRWFDVTVQPVYVLHDEYFFMRALQAHEMVFTAIAQDMRAAIAALRDGCLEPAATCVDRAAASFERASVLFRLVATMRPEHFSGFREFTQGASAVQSEQYKRFEILCGLPPAERLGSAAFTSVPGVRAEAHDASHDTVTRAYLDLRRRARFSWTDWNLFHTAQGRLEQRHQQWKATHRSLAARMLGSARGSGDTEGVPCLTQCLDNRLLGQLGGQRDPRCGQDGSGTGD; from the coding sequence GTGGAGCGGTGGGCGGCCGCCGGGCATGTGGACGGTGATCTGGACGGGATTCACCTGGCCCGGGCGATCACGGAGGAGGTGAGGCGGGCCGGGAAGCATTTTCTGCCGCAGCCGTTCCTGATTCAGCTGAGCGAGATCCGGCGCCGGCACGCCACGGCTCGCCGGCCCTTTCTTCAGGCTTTTCTCGACTGCCTGCTCGACAAGCACGAGGACCGTTACTGGAACCGGACGTATCTTTCCCTGCCGCTGCTGGAGCTCATTGCGGACGAGCCGGGGCACGCTCCGGGGCCGAACCGGCTGGCCACCTGGCTGATATCCGACGTGGCGCGTTTCGAGATGCAGACCGCGGCCGCGCCGAAGGAACCGGCGGACGCCGACCGGGACCGGCCCGGGGCGGCGACCTTGCGCAAGCGGCTGCGTCACGCCCTGCGGTTCGTGGCGCACGACCACGACGGGCCGGGCGTCGACGGGCTGAACCTCGAGGACCTGACCCCGCAGATGGCCGGCCTGCTTCCCCGGCCCGCCGCGACGGATGCGGGGCGCTGGTTCGACGTGACGGTGCAGCCCGTGTACGTACTGCACGACGAGTACTTCTTCATGCGGGCCCTGCAGGCCCACGAGATGGTGTTCACGGCGATCGCGCAGGACATGCGGGCGGCGATCGCGGCGTTGCGCGACGGCTGCCTGGAACCGGCGGCCACGTGTGTGGACCGGGCGGCCGCCTCGTTCGAGCGGGCCTCGGTGCTGTTCCGGCTGGTCGCGACGATGCGGCCGGAGCACTTCTCCGGGTTCCGGGAGTTCACTCAGGGCGCGAGTGCCGTTCAGTCCGAGCAGTACAAGCGGTTCGAGATCCTGTGCGGCCTTCCGCCCGCCGAGCGTCTGGGGTCGGCCGCGTTCACGAGTGTTCCGGGCGTACGGGCCGAGGCGCACGACGCGAGCCACGACACGGTGACGCGCGCGTATCTCGATCTCCGCCGCAGGGCCCGTTTCAGCTGGACGGACTGGAACCTCTTCCACACCGCGCAGGGCCGGCTCGAGCAGCGGCACCAGCAGTGGAAGGCCACGCACCGCAGCCTCGCCGCGCGGATGCTCGGCAGTGCGCGCGGGTCGGGTGACACCGAGGGTGTGCCCTGCCTGACGCAGTGTCTGGACAACCGGCTCCTCGGGCAGTTGGGCGGGCAGCGCGACCCGCGGTGCGGGCAGGACGGCTCCGGTACGGGCGACTGA
- a CDS encoding winged helix DNA-binding domain-containing protein, whose amino-acid sequence MTITARELNRATLGRQLLLNREPLAVPEGVRRVVALQSQHPASPYLALWNRLAGFAPAELDAAFTERSVVKATLMRITLHAVHAGDYPVFRTAMEPTLYASRLGARFAVAGLTPADAGELLPDLLAFARRRRTSAEMQAWTGERLGAEQRDGAWWGLKAYAPLHHAPTDAPWSFGLRPSFIAAETGPVPVSLPVPADRAGESEALQALILRYLAGFGPASVADVAQFALVKRAHVRAALRALDAVVEQLQGPDGGPLFDLPGALRPPAETPAPPRLMAMWDSILLAYADRSRVIPPAYRPLVIRRNGDVLPTLLVDGHVAGVWRPLQGGIEATAFHPLSAATWDGLAAEAHSLTALLDDRETAVYSRYHHWWAKLPDADVRML is encoded by the coding sequence GTGACGATCACCGCGCGTGAACTCAACCGGGCAACCCTGGGCCGCCAGTTGCTGCTGAACCGCGAGCCGTTGGCCGTACCCGAAGGGGTGCGGCGCGTGGTCGCCCTCCAGTCACAGCACCCGGCCTCGCCGTACCTCGCCCTGTGGAACCGGCTCGCCGGTTTCGCTCCGGCCGAACTCGACGCCGCCTTCACCGAGCGGTCGGTGGTCAAGGCGACCCTGATGCGGATCACCCTGCACGCCGTGCACGCCGGGGACTACCCGGTCTTCCGCACGGCGATGGAGCCCACGCTGTACGCCTCCCGCCTCGGCGCCCGCTTCGCCGTCGCCGGGCTGACCCCCGCCGACGCCGGAGAACTGCTGCCGGACCTGTTGGCCTTCGCCCGCCGGAGGCGGACCTCGGCCGAGATGCAGGCATGGACCGGGGAGCGGCTCGGCGCCGAGCAGAGGGACGGGGCGTGGTGGGGGCTGAAGGCATACGCGCCCCTGCACCACGCCCCGACGGATGCGCCGTGGTCCTTCGGCCTCCGCCCGTCCTTCATCGCGGCCGAAACCGGACCCGTGCCCGTTTCCCTGCCCGTTCCCGCGGACCGGGCGGGGGAGTCCGAAGCGCTGCAGGCCCTGATCCTGCGCTATCTGGCGGGATTCGGACCCGCATCGGTCGCGGACGTGGCGCAGTTCGCCCTGGTGAAGCGGGCGCACGTCCGCGCGGCACTCCGCGCCCTGGACGCGGTGGTCGAGCAGCTCCAGGGACCGGACGGCGGTCCCCTGTTCGACCTCCCGGGCGCCCTGCGGCCGCCCGCCGAAACCCCCGCCCCTCCCCGGCTCATGGCCATGTGGGACAGCATCCTGCTGGCCTACGCCGACCGCAGCCGCGTGATACCCCCGGCCTACCGCCCCCTGGTGATCCGCCGCAACGGCGACGTACTGCCCACCCTGCTGGTGGACGGTCACGTCGCCGGCGTGTGGCGCCCGCTGCAGGGCGGCATCGAGGCCACGGCCTTCCACCCCCTGTCAGCCGCCACCTGGGACGGGCTCGCCGCGGAAGCCCACTCCCTGACGGCCCTCCTCGACGACCGCGAGACGGCCGTCTACAGCCGCTACCACCACTGGTGGGCCAAACTCCCCGACGCAGACGTTCGCATGCTCTGA
- a CDS encoding 4'-phosphopantetheinyl transferase family protein encodes MKNSTADHGPTDWSTLGHVIDHVKQLGSQTPRTGPPPTGAGVSVWSWSTTADVVGGRPVQEAGAVLDADERGRAARMVQPADRHRYLASHLGLRVLLGSHLGLAPRDIRLIREDCPCCGAPHGRPAVADAALHFSLSHSGDMAYLALAARPVGVDIEAIPSPQAVADVINALHPAETAELNALAIEQRPTALARLWARKEAVLKATGTGLAQGLTHPYVGSHPAPAHPPGWTLADLPAPHDYKAALATTDDKT; translated from the coding sequence ATGAAGAACAGTACGGCAGACCACGGACCGACCGACTGGTCTACCCTCGGTCATGTGATCGACCACGTGAAGCAACTCGGCAGCCAGACACCGCGGACCGGGCCGCCCCCCACGGGCGCGGGCGTGTCGGTGTGGTCCTGGAGCACCACGGCGGACGTCGTCGGCGGACGGCCCGTCCAGGAGGCCGGCGCGGTACTCGACGCGGACGAACGCGGCCGGGCCGCTCGCATGGTCCAGCCCGCCGACCGCCACCGCTACCTCGCCTCGCACCTCGGGCTGCGCGTCCTCCTCGGCAGCCACCTGGGGCTGGCCCCGCGGGACATACGCCTGATCCGGGAGGACTGCCCGTGCTGCGGCGCCCCGCACGGCCGCCCCGCCGTGGCCGACGCCGCCCTCCACTTCTCCCTCTCCCACAGCGGCGACATGGCCTACCTCGCCCTCGCCGCACGACCCGTCGGCGTCGACATCGAGGCGATCCCGAGCCCGCAGGCGGTGGCGGACGTCATCAACGCCCTGCACCCGGCGGAGACCGCCGAGCTGAACGCCCTCGCCATCGAACAACGCCCCACCGCACTCGCCCGCCTGTGGGCCCGCAAGGAAGCCGTCCTCAAGGCCACCGGCACCGGCCTGGCCCAAGGCCTCACCCACCCCTACGTCGGCAGCCACCCCGCCCCGGCCCACCCACCCGGCTGGACCCTCG
- a CDS encoding DUF4328 domain-containing protein, with amino-acid sequence MSATSGLKPRPSLPARTPQAPRLLSAAVVVLLAAVILTDLFSLYAGTRAYYLLDWEGGFAHASMEDWDAADTLYRRAWMFQQSAVIVCGIVFIAWFHRMYRSAVALAPDRLGIGTGWAIGAWLFPVVNLWRPFRIALDMWGVCVPAPDPAPAPGEPGKAAFWPVGLWWGLFTASGAFSQYTVWTYGRAEAIPDMRDATVLLMAADVLDIVAAAAAIHFAVRLTSMLRRRTS; translated from the coding sequence ATGTCCGCAACCAGCGGGTTGAAGCCACGCCCGTCCCTGCCGGCCCGGACACCGCAGGCGCCGCGGCTCCTGTCTGCCGCCGTGGTGGTGCTGCTGGCCGCGGTCATCCTGACCGACCTGTTCTCGCTGTACGCCGGGACGCGGGCCTACTACCTGCTCGACTGGGAGGGCGGCTTCGCGCATGCCTCCATGGAGGACTGGGACGCCGCCGACACCCTGTACCGGCGCGCCTGGATGTTCCAGCAGTCGGCCGTCATCGTCTGCGGCATCGTGTTCATCGCCTGGTTCCACCGGATGTACCGCAGTGCGGTGGCGCTCGCGCCGGACCGCCTGGGCATCGGGACCGGCTGGGCGATCGGAGCCTGGCTGTTCCCGGTGGTCAACCTCTGGCGGCCGTTCCGGATCGCCCTGGACATGTGGGGGGTCTGCGTACCGGCCCCGGATCCGGCTCCGGCCCCGGGAGAGCCGGGCAAGGCGGCGTTCTGGCCGGTGGGCCTGTGGTGGGGGCTGTTCACCGCCTCGGGGGCGTTCAGCCAGTACACCGTGTGGACGTACGGCCGCGCCGAGGCGATTCCGGACATGCGGGACGCCACGGTGCTGCTGATGGCGGCCGACGTCCTGGACATCGTCGCGGCAGCGGCCGCGATCCACTTCGCCGTCCGCCTGACGTCGATGCTCCGGCGCCGCACCTCCTGA
- a CDS encoding 3-oxoacyl-[acyl-carrier-protein] synthase III C-terminal domain-containing protein yields MPAPAEADPVLLAVAAQLPRPVFTTDELRDAARPLFSDRLLDMVGGLGIGKRHSVLSNYPDVVFGGAEPKLEIATADLAARSARTALAKSGVDPGEIGLVLGVTSSPGRLLPSLVCDVIARMPELPRDVANLSIAYMGCSAMAKVVETCRWYLAVNPRKRVLAVFTEAITPLSPPLSGRYGHFSEVAPDRRQSTVDALHSFLFADASVAMVLAAHGKGPSFGPVKNLTNDVPEDTELGTVPDGGSDIPVVQAAHGRHLYTLGPDVTERGSHYAKQTIGAVLDDPSCTLGDPTQASVFFMHTGSTRILDALCEGFLIDRDSPAVAASYNVLRDYANTLGCSVPLMVAEPVRRAGGQGLVCAFGLSFSAGAFTINIPAEGWTP; encoded by the coding sequence ATGCCCGCACCCGCCGAGGCCGATCCGGTCCTCCTCGCGGTCGCCGCCCAACTGCCGCGGCCCGTCTTCACCACCGACGAACTCCGCGATGCAGCACGCCCGTTGTTCTCCGATCGCCTCCTGGACATGGTGGGCGGCCTGGGCATCGGCAAGCGGCACTCCGTCCTTTCCAACTACCCCGACGTCGTGTTCGGCGGCGCCGAGCCGAAGCTGGAGATCGCCACCGCCGACCTGGCCGCCCGGTCCGCGCGCACCGCGCTGGCCAAGTCCGGCGTCGATCCCGGCGAGATCGGTCTGGTCCTCGGCGTGACGTCCAGTCCGGGCCGGCTGCTGCCGTCTCTGGTGTGCGACGTGATCGCCCGCATGCCCGAACTCCCCCGCGACGTGGCGAACCTGAGCATCGCGTACATGGGCTGTTCGGCCATGGCGAAGGTCGTCGAGACCTGCCGCTGGTACCTGGCGGTGAACCCGCGCAAGCGGGTCCTGGCCGTGTTCACTGAGGCCATCACCCCGCTGTCTCCGCCGCTGTCCGGCCGCTACGGGCACTTCAGCGAAGTGGCGCCCGACCGGCGGCAGTCGACCGTGGACGCCCTCCACTCGTTCCTGTTCGCCGACGCGTCGGTGGCGATGGTGTTGGCCGCCCACGGCAAGGGCCCTTCCTTCGGGCCGGTGAAGAACCTGACCAACGACGTGCCGGAGGACACCGAACTGGGGACCGTCCCCGACGGCGGCTCCGACATCCCCGTGGTCCAGGCGGCCCACGGGCGCCACCTCTACACCCTCGGCCCCGACGTCACCGAACGCGGATCCCACTACGCCAAGCAGACCATCGGCGCCGTCCTGGACGACCCGTCGTGCACACTGGGCGACCCGACCCAGGCGTCGGTGTTCTTCATGCACACCGGATCCACCCGCATCCTCGACGCCCTGTGCGAGGGATTCCTCATCGACCGCGACAGCCCGGCGGTCGCCGCCTCCTACAACGTGTTGCGCGACTACGCCAACACGCTGGGCTGCTCCGTACCCCTGATGGTCGCCGAACCGGTCCGGCGGGCCGGCGGCCAGGGCCTGGTGTGCGCGTTCGGGCTGTCGTTCAGCGCCGGGGCGTTCACCATCAACATCCCGGCCGAAGGCTGGACGCCGTAG
- a CDS encoding MFS transporter translates to MRGGIGGVPAVSAERNALMRAESSAAARKTGAFVAVAVALFCIQLDFFALNLALPGIAAELGVTVSAAQWTLSAYMLAIGCFFIIGGRVGDVFGRRGTLLAGTALFTAGSVGCALAPGLGWLVAARIAQGVGAAFVFPVSVSVITNTFPEESRARALGAVFGIANIGTALGPFVGGGFTEGPGWRWIFWLMAPLSLLSLLVALAYVPDSRDTSAPRELDLLGCALVVCALAALTLAVERGDAWGWASARTLGFFAVAVVAGALFVVRERLARHPLIDLRLFRNVPYVLVTGMGSLSNMGYGVTVFLATLYLQGVRGLSPLLAGTVFLAPALLVALSGPLGARLARHMRPTAVMALAGAVAGTGMYALAQVSAWWLYVPVFAWCGLGLGLGWTFSSVATQQVVAPARAGEASGVLLTFLVTLGAIALAGTAAAISAMTPERPPEEAYDAILRLGGVVILATAVVVMAVRHRLVLLGRIAPLSMRTRDGAGREPGRRL, encoded by the coding sequence ATGCGTGGGGGCATCGGCGGTGTCCCGGCGGTGTCGGCTGAGAGGAACGCCCTCATGCGCGCTGAGTCCTCGGCGGCCGCACGGAAGACGGGGGCCTTCGTTGCCGTCGCCGTCGCGCTGTTCTGCATCCAGCTCGACTTCTTCGCCCTCAACCTCGCCCTTCCCGGTATCGCGGCGGAGCTCGGCGTCACGGTTTCGGCCGCGCAGTGGACCCTGTCCGCGTACATGCTCGCCATCGGCTGCTTCTTCATCATCGGCGGCCGGGTGGGGGACGTCTTCGGACGGCGGGGCACCCTGCTGGCCGGGACCGCCCTGTTCACGGCCGGTTCCGTGGGCTGCGCGCTGGCTCCCGGCCTGGGCTGGCTGGTGGCGGCCCGGATCGCGCAGGGGGTGGGCGCGGCGTTCGTCTTCCCGGTGTCGGTGTCCGTGATCACCAACACGTTTCCCGAGGAGAGCCGCGCCAGGGCCCTGGGAGCCGTGTTCGGCATCGCCAACATCGGGACCGCGCTCGGGCCCTTCGTGGGCGGCGGGTTCACCGAGGGGCCGGGCTGGCGGTGGATCTTCTGGCTGATGGCGCCGCTGAGTCTGCTCTCGCTGCTCGTCGCTCTCGCGTACGTGCCGGATTCGCGCGACACGTCGGCGCCGCGCGAGCTGGATCTCCTGGGCTGCGCGCTGGTCGTGTGCGCGCTGGCCGCCCTCACCCTGGCCGTGGAGCGCGGGGACGCCTGGGGCTGGGCGAGTGCCCGTACCCTCGGCTTCTTCGCGGTGGCGGTGGTGGCCGGCGCGCTGTTCGTGGTGCGCGAGCGGCTGGCCCGGCATCCGCTGATCGATCTGCGGCTGTTCCGTAACGTCCCGTACGTCCTGGTGACCGGGATGGGCTCGCTCTCGAACATGGGCTACGGCGTCACCGTCTTCCTCGCCACGCTCTACCTCCAGGGCGTACGCGGGCTCTCACCGCTCCTGGCCGGGACGGTGTTCCTGGCCCCGGCCCTGCTGGTGGCCCTCAGCGGGCCGCTCGGGGCGCGACTGGCCCGGCACATGCGGCCGACTGCGGTGATGGCGCTCGCCGGGGCCGTCGCGGGCACGGGGATGTACGCACTGGCCCAGGTCAGCGCCTGGTGGCTGTACGTGCCGGTGTTCGCGTGGTGCGGCCTGGGTCTGGGGCTGGGCTGGACCTTCTCCAGCGTGGCCACGCAGCAGGTCGTCGCGCCGGCCAGGGCCGGGGAGGCATCGGGTGTTCTGCTGACGTTCCTGGTCACGCTGGGTGCGATCGCCCTGGCCGGCACGGCGGCGGCGATCTCGGCGATGACTCCGGAGCGGCCGCCCGAGGAGGCCTACGACGCGATCCTGCGGCTGGGCGGGGTGGTCATCCTCGCGACGGCGGTGGTCGTCATGGCCGTACGCCACCGGCTCGTGCTGCTCGGCAGGATCGCGCCGCTGTCGATGCGGACCCGCGATGGTGCCGGGCGGGAACCGGGCCGGCGGCTCTGA